The proteins below come from a single Lepeophtheirus salmonis chromosome 4, UVic_Lsal_1.4, whole genome shotgun sequence genomic window:
- the LOC121116134 gene encoding cyclin-dependent kinase 5 homolog isoform X3: MRFHSLPRNKKITATATTTSNELNKSSRTPSPFRKKLFPPRGVVHENPRIGSDGESEEGSRTSEDTGGSTSSPSRSLNNSHSSSYFSSTLGGVRLRQKNSNVNNSTHGNSSSVAQRKLSNQEEINKRLSLPSDLKLPDNFIEKQVVSPTLDGPLTRATRRQSLSEIGFGRMDTYTKLDKLGEGTYASVFRGKSRLTDNLVALKEIRLEHEEGAPCTAIREVSLLKDLKHNNIVTLHDIVHTETSLTLVFEYLEKDLKQYMDDYGGFLNLNNVKLLMYQLVRGISYCHARRILHRDLKPQNLLINDLGELKLADFGLARAKSVPTKTYSHEVVTLWYRPPDVLLGSTEYSTPIDMWGVGCIFYEMASGRPLFPGSTVEDELRRIFLVLGSPTEENWTGISSSSMLSYYNFPVYKPQSLNNRAPGLEQEGVDLLSKYLLYESKKRISAKDSMKHPYFESLGPEVHRLSDVQSIFSIPGIQMSKDLNGPSSAPFRCGVGTRRQSMLL, translated from the exons ATGAGATTTCATTCCCTTCCTCGAAATAAGAAAATTACCGCCACGGCGACTACCACAtccaatgaattaaataaaagtagtaGAACACCGAGTCCGTTCAGGAAAAAACTCTTTCCTCCTCGgg gTGTGGTACACGAAAATCCTCGAATTGGAAGTGATGGAGAAAGTGAAGAAGGATCGCGTACATCAGAAGATACAGGCGGTAGCACTTCCTCCCCATCGAGGTCTCTCAACAATAGTCATTCCTCGTCCTATTTCTCAAGTACTCTTGGAGGAGTTcgattgagacaaaaaaatagtaacGTAAACAATAGTACTCATGGAAATTCGTCTTCAGTAGCTCAGCGAAAACTCTCTAATCAGGAAGAAATAAACAAACGACTTTCATTACCTTCAGATTTAAAATTACCTGATAATTTTATCGAGAAACAAGTCGTTTCACCCACATTAGATGGTCCCTTGACCAGGGCAACAAGGAGACAGTCTCTTTCAGAAATTGGTTTTGGAAGAATGGATACCTATACAAAACTTGACAAGTTAGGAGAG gGTACTTACGCTTCAGTGTTTAGAGGAAAGTCACGATTAACGGATAATCTAGTTGCCTTAAAGGAAATCCGCTTAGAACATGAAGAGGGAGCTCCCTGTACCGCTATCCGAGAAGTATCTTTACTCAAAGAtcttaaacataataatattg ttACTCTTCACGATATTGTTCATACAGAAACTTCATTGACCCTCGTTTTTGAATACCTTGAAAAAGACTTAAAACAATACATGGATGACTATGGAGgttttctaaatttgaataatgtcaAACTTCTAATGTATCAGTTAGTTAGAGGAATATCTTATTGTCATGCGAGGCGTATTCTTCACAGAGATCTCAAGCCTCAAAATTTGCTCATAAATGATTTAGGTGAACTCAAA ctggcagATTTCGGCTTAGCTCGTGCTAAATCCGTTCCAACGAAAACTTACTCACACGAAGTTGTAACACTCTGGTACAGGCCTCCGGATGTTCTTCTAGGATCGACAGAATATTCTACTCCCATAGATATGTGGGGTGTAGGTtgcattttttatgaaatggcGTCAGGAAGGCCTTTATTTCCTGGATCAACAGTTGAAGATGAACTCCGTCGCATATTTTtg GTTTTGGGTAGTCCCACTGAAGAAAACTGGACAGGGATATCAAGTTCGTCTATGCTAAGTTATTACAACTTTCCTGTTTATAAGCCTCAGTCTCTGAATAATAGAGCTCCAGGCTTAGAACAGGAAGGTGTTGATCTCCTTTCTAAATACCTTCTTTATGAATCCAAAAAACGCATCTCTGCAAAGGACTCAATGAAACATCCATATTTTGAGTCACTAGGTCCTGAAGTTCACCGTTTATCTGAcg tcCAATCTATTTTCTCTATACCGGGAATCCAAATGTCAAAGGATTTGAACGGTCCATCCTCTGCTCCTTTCAGATGTGGTGTTGGAACTCGTCGGCAAAGTATGCTTTTGTGA
- the LOC121116136 gene encoding putative methyltransferase C9orf114, whose product MSSKVSATEIIQSRKNNKRLKQEKLLEKLEKKRKLEEETPLDSSTTAHEEDSLGRDYTISVAVAGSILDNAQSPELRTYLGGQIARGLAVFKVDEVIVFEDRPKTENQSAEGDKLRASPLQLARILQFLECPQYLRKHFFPLHKDLQYSGVLNPSDMPHHFRSNEFDCIYREGIILDRPVKEGAGSLAFIGFKEDCIVDKKVPPGIRVTVQLEGKRSINGLWKGKAVSPHIPRTKSGLYWGYNVRVVNSLFSVFQNCPYKEGYDVRIGTSERGTSVDNYNLPKKFKHLLIVIGGLKGLEFAFESESDKAEATEVEDLFDCYLNTCPNQGSRTIRTEEALLITLSALRPKILESWSPKDM is encoded by the exons ATGTCGAGTAAGGTATCCGCCACAGAGATCATTCAGAGTCGAAAGAACAATAAGCGTTTGAAACAAGAGAAGCTCCTTGAGAAACTCGAGAAAAAGCGGAAGTTGGAAGAAGAGACTCCCCTGGATTCTTCTACTACAGCTCATGAGGAGGACTCGCTGGGTCGGGATTACACGATTTCCGTTGCTGTAGCTGGATCTATTCTGGATAATGCACAAAGTCCAGAGCTGCGTACTTATTTAGGAGGACAAATCGCAAGAGGTCTGGCGGTATTCAAAGTAGACGAAGTTATTGTCTTTGAGGACCGACCCAAGACAGAGAATCAAAGTGCAGAAGGGGATAAACTCCGCGCCTCTCCCCTCCAATTGGCCAGAATCCTCCAATTCCTGGAATGTCCTCAGTATTTGAGGAAACATTTTTTCCCGCTTCACAAGGACTTGCAATACTCTGGGGTACTCAACCCCTCGGATATGCCGCATCATTTCAGATCCAACGAATTTGATTGCATATACAGAGAAGGAATCATTTTGGATCGTCCTGTAAAGGAAGGAGCTGGATCCCTGGCATTTATTG GTTTCAAAGAAGACTGCATCGTTGATAAAAAAGTTCCTCCTGGAATTCGAGTCACCGTACAATTAGAAGGAAAGCGCTCCATTAATGGTCTATGGAAAGGTAAAGCCGTTTCTCCACATATTCCAAGAACTAAGAGTGGACTCTATTGGGGTTATAACGTTCGTGTAGTCAACTCTCTCTTTAGCGTCTTTCAAAATTGCCCTTACAAAGAGGGCTATGATGTAAGGATTGGAACCTCTGAGCGGGGAACTTcagttgataattataatttacccAAAAAGTTCAAACATCTCTTGATTGTGATTGGTGGACTCAAGGGACTGGAGTTTGCATTTGAGTCCGAGTCTGACAAAGCTGAGGCGACGGAAGTAGAGGATTTATTTGATTGCTACTTAAATACGTGTCCGAATCAAGGTTCAAGAACTATACGAACTGAAGAGGCCTTGCTCATAACACTGTCTGCATTACGACCAAAAATACTAGAATCATGGAGTCCAAAGGACATGTAA
- the gkt gene encoding probable tyrosyl-DNA phosphodiesterase, producing the protein MSSFRETCFFGTKCYRKNPRHFQQYSHSVLEGLLREKPVSDESIIAANNGHTPVEVVREQLYILSNIPLAAHVTTEEKLSLIQMKISLSEPFRMFLTKVKDSKDTHKAMDSVFFTELLHPSLGKVKKTCQINFMVDKDFLLMGYEVNKIEDLPMLILYGEDDPGLNKANLPRNITSIKVKSQFPYGKHHTKMMIIVYDDDSVRVIVLTANMVPSDWENRTQGLWISPRCKCSGDPRDSPTEFKKDLLKYLKFYDLSALKPFIDVISKCDFFDVNVFFISSVPGSHKNFSLYDWGHLAAQKRLKDSNCNSDNSDWPVIIQCSSIGSLGPSEDKWVTSNLVSSLSSSASIGRKHSLEFKVIYPSESDVLSSYDGPLGGACLPYSSQTHSKQIWLRKYLHHWRSTSRSRNSSMPHIKTYTCLSHDDSKCSYFLLTSSNLSKAAWGSLNKAGDSLLIMSYEAGVLFTPKHINGGEVFEGKDLISRLLPYDTPLQKYRSPSDEPWFYDQLSNYLG; encoded by the exons ATGTCGTCGTTTAGAGAAACTTGCTTCTTCGGGACCAAGTGCTATCGTAAAAATCCAAGACATTTCCAACAATATAGTCATTCAGTTCTTGAAGGACTATTAAGGGAAAAACCGGTGTCTGATGAGAGTATCATTGCTGCAAATAATGGGCATACTCCCGTGGAAGTTGTAAGGGAGcagctttatattttatccaacaTTCCCTTAGCGGCTCACGTAACAACAGAAGAAAAATTATCCTtgattcaaatgaaaatatcgCTATCAGAGCCTTTTAGAatgtttttaacaaaagtaaAGGATTCGAAAGACACTCACAAAGCCATGGATAGTGTGTTTTTCACAGAGCTTTTGCATCCATCTCTTGGAAAGGTTAAAAAAACatgtcaaattaattttatggttgATAAGGATTTTCTATTAATGGGCTATGAAGTTAACAAAATTGAG GATTTGCCCATGTTGATATTATATGGTGAGGATGATCCAGGTTTGAATAAAGCCAATTTGCCGAGAAATATAACTAGCATCAAAGTAAAGTCTCAATTTCCTTATGGAAAACATCATACAAAAATGATGATCATTGTTTACGATGACGACTCAGTTAGAGTAATAGTACTCACGGCTAATATGGTCCCTTCCGACTGGGAGAATAGAACTCAGGGACTATGGATTTCACCTCGCTGCAAGTGTAGTGGAGATCCAAGGGATTCTCCAACAGAATTTAAAAAGGATTTGttgaaatatctgaaattttatgACTTGTCTGCCTTAAAACCCTTTATTGATGTCATTTCTAAATGTGATTTTTTCGATGTGAATGTCTTCTTCATCAGTTCCGTTCCTGGTTCTCATAAAAACTTTTCCCTATATGATTGGGGCCATCTTGCTGCTCAAAAAAGATTAAAGGATTCTAATTGCAATTCTGATAATAGTGATTGGCCAGTAATTATCCAATGCTCTTCTATCGGATCCCTAGGACCTTCAGAGGATAAATGGGTCACTTCTAATCTTGTTTCTAGTTTGTCCTCATCTGCTTCCATTGGCAGAAAACATTCCTTAGAATTTAAGGTTATTTATCCTTCAGAATCGGACGTCTTGTCTAGTTACGATGGTCCACTCGGAGGCGCATGTCTACCTTACTCCTCCCAAACTCACTCAAAGCAAATATGGCTCAGAAAGTACCTTCATCATTGGAGAAGTACTTCTCGCTCAAGAAATTCATCCATGCCCCACATTAAGACGTATACTTGCCTCTCTCATGATGACAGTAAATGCTCCTACTTTCTATTGACCTCATCTAATTTATCGAAAGCAGCTTGGGGATCACTAAATAAAGCAGGAGATAGTTTGCTTATAATGTCATATGAGGCAGGTGTGCTATTTACTCCCAAGCACATTAATGGTGGTGAAGTTTTTGAGGGAAAGGATCTTATTAGTAGACTTTTACCCTACGACACTCCCTTACAAAAGTATCGAAGCCCCTCTGATGAGCCCTGGTTCTATGATCAACTATCCAACTATTTAGGATAA
- the LOC121116134 gene encoding cyclin-dependent kinase 5 homolog isoform X2 yields the protein MYSKSEKKDIKLIHKSSSFSALSTSSAKIGSWFDRRARKLSMKCSRSITLGVVHENPRIGSDGESEEGSRTSEDTGGSTSSPSRSLNNSHSSSYFSSTLGGVRLRQKNSNVNNSTHGNSSSVAQRKLSNQEEINKRLSLPSDLKLPDNFIEKQVVSPTLDGPLTRATRRQSLSEIGFGRMDTYTKLDKLGEGTYASVFRGKSRLTDNLVALKEIRLEHEEGAPCTAIREVSLLKDLKHNNIVTLHDIVHTETSLTLVFEYLEKDLKQYMDDYGGFLNLNNVKLLMYQLVRGISYCHARRILHRDLKPQNLLINDLGELKLADFGLARAKSVPTKTYSHEVVTLWYRPPDVLLGSTEYSTPIDMWGVGCIFYEMASGRPLFPGSTVEDELRRIFLVLGSPTEENWTGISSSSMLSYYNFPVYKPQSLNNRAPGLEQEGVDLLSKYLLYESKKRISAKDSMKHPYFESLGPEVHRLSDVQSIFSIPGIQMSKDLNGPSSAPFRCGVGTRRQSMLL from the exons gTGTGGTACACGAAAATCCTCGAATTGGAAGTGATGGAGAAAGTGAAGAAGGATCGCGTACATCAGAAGATACAGGCGGTAGCACTTCCTCCCCATCGAGGTCTCTCAACAATAGTCATTCCTCGTCCTATTTCTCAAGTACTCTTGGAGGAGTTcgattgagacaaaaaaatagtaacGTAAACAATAGTACTCATGGAAATTCGTCTTCAGTAGCTCAGCGAAAACTCTCTAATCAGGAAGAAATAAACAAACGACTTTCATTACCTTCAGATTTAAAATTACCTGATAATTTTATCGAGAAACAAGTCGTTTCACCCACATTAGATGGTCCCTTGACCAGGGCAACAAGGAGACAGTCTCTTTCAGAAATTGGTTTTGGAAGAATGGATACCTATACAAAACTTGACAAGTTAGGAGAG gGTACTTACGCTTCAGTGTTTAGAGGAAAGTCACGATTAACGGATAATCTAGTTGCCTTAAAGGAAATCCGCTTAGAACATGAAGAGGGAGCTCCCTGTACCGCTATCCGAGAAGTATCTTTACTCAAAGAtcttaaacataataatattg ttACTCTTCACGATATTGTTCATACAGAAACTTCATTGACCCTCGTTTTTGAATACCTTGAAAAAGACTTAAAACAATACATGGATGACTATGGAGgttttctaaatttgaataatgtcaAACTTCTAATGTATCAGTTAGTTAGAGGAATATCTTATTGTCATGCGAGGCGTATTCTTCACAGAGATCTCAAGCCTCAAAATTTGCTCATAAATGATTTAGGTGAACTCAAA ctggcagATTTCGGCTTAGCTCGTGCTAAATCCGTTCCAACGAAAACTTACTCACACGAAGTTGTAACACTCTGGTACAGGCCTCCGGATGTTCTTCTAGGATCGACAGAATATTCTACTCCCATAGATATGTGGGGTGTAGGTtgcattttttatgaaatggcGTCAGGAAGGCCTTTATTTCCTGGATCAACAGTTGAAGATGAACTCCGTCGCATATTTTtg GTTTTGGGTAGTCCCACTGAAGAAAACTGGACAGGGATATCAAGTTCGTCTATGCTAAGTTATTACAACTTTCCTGTTTATAAGCCTCAGTCTCTGAATAATAGAGCTCCAGGCTTAGAACAGGAAGGTGTTGATCTCCTTTCTAAATACCTTCTTTATGAATCCAAAAAACGCATCTCTGCAAAGGACTCAATGAAACATCCATATTTTGAGTCACTAGGTCCTGAAGTTCACCGTTTATCTGAcg tcCAATCTATTTTCTCTATACCGGGAATCCAAATGTCAAAGGATTTGAACGGTCCATCCTCTGCTCCTTTCAGATGTGGTGTTGGAACTCGTCGGCAAAGTATGCTTTTGTGA